The following proteins come from a genomic window of Gimesia chilikensis:
- a CDS encoding DUF421 domain-containing protein, protein MFEKWVTSQWTEIPMVLLSCFITYTVIIAYTRFTGLRSFSKMSAGDFAMTLAVGSIFASTISSANPTLVISLTAMATLFVGQWLLAISRKKFHWFSRLIDNQPLLLMHGGSMVEENLRKANVTRTDVYGKLRAANALNYEHVLAVVFETTGDISVLHSEDPDVKLEAEFFENVVGAELLYHSDNVNVNTRERAAAAS, encoded by the coding sequence ATGTTCGAAAAATGGGTTACTTCACAGTGGACTGAAATTCCCATGGTCCTGCTGTCGTGTTTCATTACTTATACTGTGATCATCGCCTATACCCGTTTTACCGGCTTGAGAAGCTTCTCAAAAATGTCGGCAGGTGATTTTGCGATGACTCTGGCCGTCGGTTCCATCTTTGCGTCCACGATCTCATCAGCGAACCCCACATTGGTAATCAGTCTGACGGCAATGGCAACGCTGTTTGTCGGGCAATGGCTGCTGGCAATCTCGAGAAAGAAATTTCACTGGTTCAGCCGACTCATCGATAATCAACCGTTACTCTTAATGCATGGCGGGTCCATGGTGGAAGAAAATCTTCGCAAAGCAAACGTCACCCGGACGGACGTGTATGGGAAACTCCGCGCAGCCAACGCCCTGAACTATGAACATGTTCTGGCTGTCGTCTTTGAAACAACGGGAGACATTTCCGTGCTGCATTCCGAAGATCCCGATGTCAAACTGGAAGCGGAGTTTTTTGAGAACGTCGTCGGGGCAGAATTGCTATACCATAGTGATAACGTCAATGTGAATACCCGGGAACGCGCAGCCGCTGCATCGTAA
- a CDS encoding DUF6314 family protein, translating into MPADLNLSELWSRLSSINSLTFTAQSFGSGSGWNGTGVGTVLVESIDDQTLLFHEAGNWSPPEGKSLRFTNVYRWCAYPEQKQLRLEHLRFGNANPVYLFDLQQTAADRWDSIEPHVCSEDLYTATLHLENESLHLDWTVKGKTKNERISYVYEQ; encoded by the coding sequence ATGCCTGCCGACCTCAACCTGTCAGAACTCTGGAGTCGTCTGTCATCAATTAACTCGTTGACGTTCACGGCTCAATCCTTTGGTTCCGGTAGCGGCTGGAATGGTACGGGGGTTGGCACGGTATTAGTTGAATCAATCGATGACCAGACGCTGCTCTTTCACGAAGCCGGAAACTGGTCACCGCCGGAAGGAAAGTCGCTGCGTTTTACAAATGTCTATCGCTGGTGTGCCTATCCGGAACAGAAACAGTTGCGGCTGGAGCACTTGCGTTTTGGAAATGCGAATCCGGTGTATCTGTTTGATCTGCAACAGACCGCAGCCGATCGCTGGGATTCCATCGAGCCGCATGTCTGCAGCGAAGACCTCTATACGGCCACACTGCACCTCGAAAACGAATCACTGCATCTGGACTGGACCGTCAAAGGAAAGACCAAGAACGAACGGATTTCCTATGTCTATGAACAGTGA
- a CDS encoding contact-dependent growth inhibition system immunity protein, with protein sequence MMNINFDRRKSLQELEGEDWGEPEVSDSSLIKTCMWLRRVPLQDFTTENLRMMIGQKISLFFLVPLALETLDQDPLSEGHFYAGDLLNAVLSVPESYWRLHTEQCEVLRRVFIRAKTMLTDLDETESNALCNDLKGIPDFLIDS encoded by the coding sequence ATGATGAACATAAACTTCGACCGTCGCAAAAGCCTGCAGGAACTTGAAGGCGAAGACTGGGGAGAACCGGAGGTCTCCGATTCCAGCCTGATCAAAACCTGCATGTGGTTACGACGCGTCCCCCTGCAAGACTTCACCACCGAAAATCTGCGAATGATGATCGGCCAGAAGATCAGTCTGTTTTTCCTCGTTCCACTGGCACTGGAAACTCTTGATCAAGATCCGCTGTCTGAGGGACACTTTTACGCCGGTGATCTGCTGAACGCGGTACTCTCTGTCCCTGAGTCGTACTGGCGGCTGCACACCGAGCAGTGCGAGGTCCTCCGCCGGGTGTTCATCCGAGCCAAAACCATGCTGACAGATCTGGATGAGACGGAGTCCAACGCTCTCTGCAATGATCTCAAAGGAATACCCGACTTCCTGATCGATTCATAA
- a CDS encoding class I SAM-dependent methyltransferase yields the protein MDHQSTWNPQTYDEPRRRLVPDFDAFYGTAATLVEMTIPEGARILDLGCGTGILSEFILSRSPSAEMTLLDQSAEMLDVAQTRLQKYSITAVQGSFDEALPAGPFDAIISSLAIHHLSDEKKARLFHRVSEALISDGIFINADQVAGPTPWHTDVYRAMHEEQARELGTDDVEWTAALQRMSIDQYATIDWHLARFVEAGLSRCDTFFRRFGFAVMAGWKLPTQ from the coding sequence ATGGACCATCAATCAACCTGGAATCCCCAAACATATGATGAACCGCGAAGGCGGCTCGTGCCTGACTTTGACGCGTTTTATGGAACTGCTGCAACACTCGTCGAGATGACGATACCCGAGGGGGCTCGGATCCTCGACCTGGGCTGCGGTACCGGTATTCTCTCCGAGTTCATTCTGAGCCGCTCACCCTCCGCTGAAATGACTCTGTTAGACCAGTCTGCAGAAATGCTCGACGTCGCACAGACTCGACTGCAAAAGTATTCCATCACAGCGGTACAAGGCTCATTCGATGAAGCGTTACCAGCCGGCCCGTTTGATGCAATCATTTCAAGTCTGGCAATTCATCACTTATCCGACGAGAAAAAGGCCCGTCTTTTTCATCGCGTCTCCGAGGCACTGATCAGCGATGGCATATTTATCAACGCCGATCAGGTAGCAGGTCCGACACCCTGGCACACTGACGTTTATCGGGCAATGCATGAGGAACAGGCGCGCGAACTGGGAACAGACGATGTGGAGTGGACTGCAGCCCTGCAGAGAATGTCTATTGATCAATACGCGACCATCGACTGGCATCTCGCGCGTTTCGTTGAGGCGGGGCTGTCTCGGTGCGATACATTTTTTAGGAGGTTCGGCTTCGCCGTCATGGCTGGCTGGAAATTACCGACACAATAA